From Oenococcus sicerae, the proteins below share one genomic window:
- a CDS encoding ABC transporter ATP-binding protein/permease, which yields MAYLELKNIHKSYTLNKTEKFPVLKGIDLKFDKGEFVSILGESGGGKSTLMNIIGGLDHDYDGDVILDGVSTRDFTEKQMDAYRRETIGFIFQSFNLISHLTVLDNVLVSLDMTTLTRAEKEQRAKDLLEQVGLKEHIKKHPNQLSGGQKQRVAIARALASDPEIIIADEPTGALDSKNTDEILEIMEGIARSGKLVIAVTHSEEVAHFGTRIVHMSDGVIDHDQANREKYPAPTEKSKRLVSKKLGVAAAYKNAYKHTMYYFWRNFLIMLGTGIGIFAVLLFSGLGNGISAFINQQINSLVNPSSVTVMKNTSGKQMSQAEFTSSIRQSSANPAAMLIKPSELAKLKTLKNVSAVQPGYQFSQYTLTLTGNAQPITGSSLQTWTKAYANGTVKSGTKPGKNEIVIDKSQAQSFLGAKKYKQIIGKTVSLSFTWIDSKQQPVVVKHDLKVVGIADGGQAGAITATNYSTMKAILKEAGATTDASFVSVNAKSINVTKTVAKEVNDLKINGKYAFGAITVGDILNTVSSYVKLATNVLAAIAGISLVVSALMIIVSMYMSVSERTKEIGVLRALGEGKRDISRLFTGESVLIGLFSAVLALVLAFGIGGLANKALYGLAKANMVIITPGNVGFAFVIAIVISFLAALLPARRAAKLDPIESLASE from the coding sequence ATGGCATATCTTGAACTAAAAAATATTCACAAGTCTTATACGTTAAACAAAACCGAAAAATTCCCTGTTTTAAAGGGTATTGATCTCAAATTCGATAAAGGCGAGTTCGTTAGTATCCTGGGCGAGTCTGGCGGTGGTAAATCAACTTTGATGAATATTATCGGCGGATTGGATCACGATTACGATGGTGATGTCATTTTAGACGGTGTTTCGACGCGGGACTTCACAGAAAAACAAATGGATGCTTATCGGCGTGAAACGATCGGTTTCATTTTCCAGAGCTTTAACCTGATTTCGCATTTGACTGTTTTGGATAATGTTCTTGTTAGTTTAGACATGACCACGCTGACGCGGGCTGAAAAAGAACAGCGTGCCAAGGATCTTTTAGAGCAAGTTGGCCTTAAAGAACATATTAAAAAACATCCTAATCAGTTGTCCGGTGGTCAAAAACAGCGTGTTGCAATTGCACGTGCGCTGGCCTCTGATCCTGAAATCATTATTGCTGATGAGCCGACTGGTGCCCTGGATTCGAAAAACACCGATGAAATACTTGAAATTATGGAAGGCATCGCACGATCAGGTAAACTCGTGATCGCTGTGACCCATTCTGAAGAAGTAGCTCATTTCGGTACGCGGATCGTGCACATGTCGGATGGTGTCATTGACCATGATCAGGCTAATCGTGAAAAGTATCCGGCACCGACGGAAAAGAGCAAAAGGCTTGTTTCAAAAAAATTAGGGGTCGCGGCCGCTTATAAAAATGCTTACAAACACACGATGTATTATTTCTGGCGCAATTTCTTAATTATGCTGGGAACAGGCATTGGTATTTTTGCTGTCTTGCTTTTTTCCGGTTTGGGAAACGGGATCTCTGCTTTTATTAATCAGCAGATAAATTCCTTGGTCAATCCGTCCTCTGTTACTGTGATGAAAAATACGAGCGGCAAACAGATGAGCCAAGCTGAGTTCACTAGTTCGATCAGACAATCTTCAGCTAATCCGGCTGCGATGCTGATCAAACCCTCTGAGCTAGCGAAGCTGAAAACTTTGAAAAATGTCAGTGCTGTTCAACCCGGCTATCAATTCAGTCAATACACGTTAACACTGACTGGCAATGCCCAGCCGATTACCGGCAGCAGTCTTCAGACTTGGACTAAGGCTTATGCTAACGGCACGGTCAAAAGCGGTACTAAGCCTGGTAAAAATGAGATCGTGATTGACAAATCGCAAGCACAAAGTTTTCTAGGAGCGAAGAAGTACAAGCAAATAATTGGTAAAACAGTCAGTTTGAGTTTTACTTGGATCGACAGCAAGCAGCAGCCTGTGGTAGTGAAACATGATCTGAAAGTTGTTGGTATTGCGGACGGCGGTCAAGCTGGTGCGATCACTGCTACGAATTATTCAACCATGAAGGCGATCTTAAAAGAAGCTGGTGCCACGACCGATGCTAGTTTTGTCTCTGTTAATGCTAAGTCGATCAATGTCACGAAAACAGTTGCTAAAGAAGTCAACGATCTGAAAATAAATGGTAAGTATGCTTTTGGTGCCATTACAGTGGGCGATATCCTTAACACGGTCAGTTCTTATGTTAAATTGGCGACGAACGTTCTTGCGGCGATCGCTGGTATTTCGCTAGTTGTTTCAGCCTTGATGATTATTGTTTCGATGTATATGAGTGTTTCTGAAAGAACCAAAGAAATTGGTGTTCTACGTGCTTTGGGTGAGGGAAAACGCGATATCAGCCGTCTCTTCACAGGCGAATCTGTTCTGATCGGTTTGTTCTCGGCTGTCCTAGCCCTTGTCCTAGCCTTTGGCATTGGTGGACTAGCTAATAAAGCACTCTATGGTTTGGCTAAAGCCAATATGGTCATTATCACACCTGGAAATGTTGGCTTTGCCTTTGTGATCGCGATCGTTATTTCGTTCTTGGCAGCCTTGTTGCCGGCAAGAAGAGCTGCAAAACTTGATCCAATTGAATCATTAGCTAGCGAATGA
- a CDS encoding TetR/AcrR family transcriptional regulator, whose protein sequence is MQLFLSHGYKGVSISDIITAADVSKGGLYNYFSSKEDLFLQVLMQSSTAFVDAQITSFAKQKFDSFQAFYLAFAKVYDQLLADEKSDLGATLILMVDAVKTFPQLGQENKRYDDFFDNTWIANLKQGQLSGELRPDFSAESLVKIYLNLVHGVCVDFALRSPNTDISKIQLKEKFNTMYLLIKKRSDNGIS, encoded by the coding sequence ATGCAATTATTCTTGTCCCATGGCTATAAAGGGGTATCGATTTCAGATATCATCACAGCTGCCGATGTGTCTAAGGGTGGACTTTATAATTATTTTTCTAGCAAAGAAGATTTATTCTTGCAGGTTTTGATGCAGTCTTCGACGGCCTTTGTCGATGCGCAAATTACCTCCTTTGCAAAACAAAAATTCGACAGCTTTCAAGCGTTCTATTTAGCTTTTGCAAAAGTATATGATCAACTGCTTGCAGATGAAAAATCCGACTTAGGCGCGACGCTGATTCTGATGGTTGATGCAGTCAAGACTTTTCCACAGCTGGGTCAGGAAAATAAGCGTTACGATGATTTTTTTGACAATACTTGGATCGCAAATCTGAAACAAGGACAGCTTTCGGGCGAATTAAGACCTGATTTTTCAGCTGAAAGCTTAGTTAAAATTTATTTGAATTTAGTTCATGGTGTTTGCGTTGACTTTGCGCTTCGATCACCGAACACCGATATTTCCAAAATTCAACTAAAAGAAAAATTCAACACCATGTATTTATTAATCAAAAAGAGGAGCGATAATGGCATATCTTGA
- a CDS encoding HD domain-containing protein, protein MVLSQIEAEKLAKIDHFMRDTLASDQSGHDSSHIDRVLALAKKILINEPQADEFIVLAAATLHDTYDDKLFKDPAAAKNKLAEFLQSISVDSQSMFEIIDNMSWSAQVFGHRKTLDINGQIVQDADRLEAIGAIAIIRTFKYGFAHDQIDYDPAIKPRDLTSKSEYRNEKQPILNHFYEKLFKIKDSLNTETAKKLAVKRDKFMHDFVAEYLAEYQLKA, encoded by the coding sequence ATGGTTTTATCTCAAATAGAAGCAGAAAAATTAGCAAAAATAGATCATTTTATGCGTGACACCTTAGCGTCAGACCAGTCTGGCCACGACAGTTCGCATATTGATCGTGTCCTAGCATTGGCAAAAAAAATTCTTATCAACGAACCGCAAGCAGATGAATTCATCGTCTTGGCTGCTGCAACTTTGCACGATACTTATGATGATAAATTATTTAAAGACCCTGCAGCAGCAAAAAATAAACTGGCTGAGTTTTTGCAAAGTATCAGTGTTGATAGCCAGAGTATGTTTGAGATCATCGATAATATGTCCTGGTCCGCTCAAGTCTTCGGCCATCGCAAAACATTAGATATTAATGGCCAAATCGTTCAAGATGCTGATCGTCTAGAGGCCATTGGTGCAATTGCGATCATCCGAACCTTCAAATATGGTTTTGCGCATGATCAAATTGATTATGATCCAGCGATCAAACCGCGCGATTTAACAAGCAAATCTGAGTATCGCAATGAAAAACAGCCTATTTTGAATCATTTTTACGAAAAATTATTTAAAATCAAGGATTCCCTGAATACTGAAACAGCAAAAAAACTTGCCGTGAAACGCGACAAGTTTATGCATGATTTTGTGGCGGAATACCTAGCAGAATATCAGCTAAAAGCTTAA
- a CDS encoding MFS transporter, whose amino-acid sequence MKELIRSNKAFRAIIVSDLFETIGAVLFNIVFLIYAAQLPNKTLAISVVSFMAVMPMVLQAFLGNMAGRIKQPIKYMLDRRLFQTVLYLLEAGLFFFGDLKSWTIFIPLLLINFVSDLTGGLSSMVSMPIIKHVVPNEKREVANGLQTAISSIVSIVGQVLGATLIVIINYRYDVFALLNALMFAIAFLALFSSRTQLEQAETESQIAIKQSRAAAEPSSASSPKKAGVLKMISASPIVLFILVFGAMINFFGTPVDAVLNLMLLSHHALYFPPLFNTYGQSVAVYGSVFSIGMIISALLMEDFLGKMKITTIIILLEFVMAVLGLTTAFFPNRWLLLILMFTMAYILGKLNPKIGAMMMRVVPEHQLAAIMGIFGSIMTLAMPVGQLVFLTIANVYRPADAWLVMGISSIFLFVLSLVFYRKSNLTSDDDAATQTNLEIGQK is encoded by the coding sequence ATGAAAGAACTTATCCGCAGCAATAAAGCATTTAGAGCAATTATAGTCAGTGACTTGTTTGAGACGATCGGCGCGGTCCTTTTCAATATCGTCTTTTTGATTTATGCCGCACAACTGCCAAATAAGACGCTGGCCATTTCCGTCGTCTCATTTATGGCAGTGATGCCAATGGTGCTGCAGGCTTTTTTGGGAAACATGGCTGGCCGCATTAAGCAACCGATCAAATACATGCTGGATCGGCGCTTGTTTCAAACTGTGCTGTACTTGCTGGAAGCCGGCTTGTTCTTTTTCGGTGATCTGAAATCCTGGACTATTTTCATCCCGCTGCTATTGATCAATTTTGTCAGTGATCTGACTGGTGGTCTTTCTTCAATGGTCTCAATGCCGATCATCAAGCATGTCGTTCCTAATGAAAAACGAGAAGTCGCAAATGGCCTGCAAACGGCTATCTCAAGTATTGTCAGCATTGTCGGGCAAGTACTTGGTGCGACGCTGATCGTGATCATTAACTACCGCTATGATGTTTTCGCACTGCTGAACGCTTTAATGTTTGCCATTGCCTTCTTAGCCCTTTTCAGTTCAAGAACACAACTAGAACAGGCTGAAACCGAATCACAGATCGCAATCAAGCAGTCTCGTGCCGCAGCTGAACCAAGCTCAGCTAGCAGTCCTAAAAAGGCTGGTGTTTTAAAAATGATTTCAGCTTCGCCGATCGTACTCTTTATTCTTGTCTTTGGCGCGATGATCAATTTCTTCGGTACGCCCGTAGATGCCGTCTTAAATTTAATGCTGCTATCGCATCATGCGTTGTATTTTCCACCTTTATTCAATACTTATGGTCAATCAGTCGCGGTCTATGGTTCAGTCTTTTCGATCGGCATGATTATCAGTGCTTTGCTTATGGAAGATTTCCTCGGCAAAATGAAAATTACAACGATCATTATTCTGCTGGAGTTTGTCATGGCAGTGTTGGGTCTAACGACAGCTTTCTTCCCAAATCGCTGGCTTCTCTTAATTCTGATGTTTACCATGGCATATATTTTGGGAAAATTGAATCCTAAAATCGGCGCCATGATGATGCGAGTCGTACCCGAACATCAATTAGCGGCCATTATGGGTATTTTCGGTTCGATCATGACACTGGCCATGCCGGTTGGCCAATTGGTCTTTTTGACGATCGCCAATGTCTACCGACCCGCTGATGCTTGGCTGGTAATGGGTATTAGTTCAATTTTCCTGTTTGTTTTATCACTCGTTTTTTATCGAAAAAGTAATCTAACAAGCGATGATGACGCAGCGACCCAGACAAATTTAGAAATTGGACAAAAATAA
- the gtfA gene encoding sucrose phosphorylase, with product MPVQNKAMLITYADSLGKNIKELQDVLQTDIGPAIGGVHLLPFFPSTGDRGFAPSDYTKVNSAFGDWHDVEALGDKYYLMFDFMINHISRESVMYQDFKDKKDDSKYNDFFIRWEKFWPKGRPTQADVDLIYKRKDKAPIQEITFKNGSQEHLWNTFGDEQIDINVKSKVAQKFFKDTLETMVKHGADLIRLDAFAYAIKKIDTNDFFIEPEIWDLLESVRQILSPLQAEILPEIHEHYAIPAKINAHGYFTYDFVLPLVTLYTLYSGKTKQLAKWLKMSPKRQFTTLDTHDGIGVVDARDVLTDDEIDYTSSELYKVGANVKKTYSSAAYNNLDIYQINSTYYSALGNDDKAYLLARIFQIFAPGIPQIYYVGLLAGENDLDLLEKTKEGRNINRHYYSKEEVAQEVKRPVVAYLLHLLTWRNQFAAFDLNGDSQVEVIGENEVKIVRTATNGQDLAELTANAAKKTFAIKANGKLIFSDDQLDS from the coding sequence ATGCCAGTTCAAAATAAAGCCATGCTGATCACTTATGCTGATTCGCTCGGTAAAAATATTAAAGAGTTGCAAGATGTTTTACAAACGGATATCGGTCCGGCGATCGGAGGCGTTCATTTACTGCCATTTTTCCCTTCGACTGGAGACCGTGGTTTTGCGCCATCCGATTATACAAAAGTTAATTCAGCATTTGGTGATTGGCATGACGTCGAAGCTTTAGGCGACAAGTATTATTTAATGTTTGATTTTATGATCAACCATATTTCACGCGAATCTGTGATGTATCAGGATTTTAAAGATAAGAAAGATGATTCCAAATATAACGATTTCTTTATCCGCTGGGAAAAGTTTTGGCCAAAAGGCCGCCCAACACAGGCTGATGTCGATTTAATTTACAAGCGCAAAGATAAAGCGCCGATTCAGGAAATCACATTTAAAAATGGCAGCCAAGAACACCTTTGGAACACTTTTGGCGACGAACAGATCGATATTAATGTTAAGTCCAAAGTCGCACAAAAGTTCTTTAAGGATACTTTAGAGACAATGGTCAAACATGGTGCCGATTTGATTCGTTTAGATGCCTTCGCTTATGCAATCAAAAAAATCGATACCAATGACTTTTTCATTGAACCGGAAATTTGGGATCTGCTGGAATCGGTCCGACAGATTCTGTCGCCTTTGCAAGCTGAGATCCTGCCGGAAATTCATGAACATTATGCTATTCCTGCTAAAATCAATGCCCATGGTTACTTTACCTATGACTTTGTTCTACCTTTAGTGACGCTGTATACGCTTTATTCCGGTAAGACCAAGCAACTAGCTAAATGGCTGAAGATGTCGCCAAAAAGACAATTCACGACTTTGGATACACACGACGGCATTGGTGTTGTTGATGCGCGTGATGTTTTGACTGACGATGAGATCGATTACACGTCCAGTGAATTGTATAAAGTTGGTGCGAACGTTAAAAAAACTTATTCATCAGCTGCTTACAATAATTTGGACATTTATCAGATCAATTCAACCTATTATTCAGCACTTGGAAATGATGATAAAGCCTATCTGCTGGCTCGGATCTTCCAAATTTTCGCGCCGGGAATTCCACAAATTTATTATGTTGGTCTGCTGGCGGGTGAGAATGATCTTGATTTGCTGGAAAAGACGAAAGAAGGCCGTAATATCAATCGCCATTACTACAGTAAAGAAGAAGTAGCTCAAGAGGTAAAACGGCCAGTTGTGGCATATTTGCTGCATTTACTGACATGGCGTAATCAATTTGCTGCCTTTGATTTAAATGGTGATAGTCAAGTCGAGGTTATTGGTGAAAACGAGGTCAAAATTGTCCGTACTGCCACTAACGGCCAAGACCTGGCTGAATTAACCGCCAATGCTGCGAAAAAAACTTTTGCGATCAAAGCGAATGGCAAACTGATTTTTAGTGATGATCAGCTCGACAGTTAA
- a CDS encoding Rgg/GadR/MutR family transcriptional regulator, whose amino-acid sequence MNTENNYGRLFSQIRIEKNLSLTDLAEDGLSRSLIGRFEKGQTKISADRFFRLLSKIQVTPDEFLFRQKNGQLPDYFRRLAERMQDGDGDSKNLAENRQLEKEVARDYAADPSNLAAKYLGILLHFINQSSDDVNSGQNDPKKNHKTFAEFKQASHEILKYLFNVEIWGKFEVYLYTGFSTAFDAQTRMLLLKSALRSSDYFRNLSGQNDFADQDYKIILSVISSQIYDDLPTTKVLLDTLKARLDLRPDIRFRAEYLFQLSLYEIAIGQEAKGQARAENVIRLWRLLEDEDEAATLSYFLQRFKKYLVKKRQGIASELDRSIRLML is encoded by the coding sequence ATGAATACAGAAAACAACTATGGCCGTCTTTTTTCACAGATTCGCATCGAAAAAAATCTCAGTCTGACGGATCTAGCCGAAGATGGATTATCACGCTCGTTGATCGGGCGTTTTGAAAAAGGGCAGACGAAGATATCAGCTGATCGTTTTTTTCGTTTGCTGTCTAAAATTCAAGTGACACCGGATGAGTTTTTATTCCGACAAAAAAATGGCCAGCTGCCGGATTATTTTCGTCGTTTAGCTGAACGCATGCAGGATGGGGATGGCGATAGCAAGAACTTAGCCGAAAATCGTCAGTTGGAAAAGGAGGTCGCGCGTGATTATGCTGCTGATCCAAGCAATTTAGCAGCGAAGTATTTAGGTATCCTGCTGCATTTTATCAACCAGTCTTCTGATGACGTTAACAGCGGCCAAAATGATCCAAAAAAAAATCATAAAACGTTTGCCGAGTTCAAACAAGCTAGTCACGAAATTTTAAAGTATTTGTTCAATGTTGAGATCTGGGGCAAGTTTGAAGTTTATTTGTACACAGGTTTCTCTACGGCTTTTGATGCACAAACGCGTATGCTGTTATTGAAATCAGCCCTGAGATCCAGTGATTATTTTCGTAATTTATCTGGACAAAATGATTTCGCGGATCAGGATTATAAGATTATTTTGTCAGTGATCTCCAGCCAAATATATGATGATCTGCCGACAACTAAAGTATTATTGGATACATTAAAAGCGCGTCTGGATCTGAGACCTGATATTCGTTTTCGCGCGGAATATTTATTTCAATTAAGTCTCTATGAAATTGCGATCGGTCAAGAAGCAAAAGGTCAGGCGCGAGCGGAAAACGTGATCAGATTATGGCGGCTGCTGGAAGATGAAGATGAAGCCGCAACACTTAGCTATTTTTTACAGCGTTTTAAGAAATATCTCGTGAAAAAACGCCAAGGAATCGCTTCCGAACTGGATCGTTCCATTCGTTTGATGCTTTAA
- a CDS encoding type B 50S ribosomal protein L31 encodes MKADIHPDYRQVVFVDSTTGAKFLSGSTAKTQGETDFEGKTYPMVRVEVTSDSHPFYTGKQKINQADGAVDKFNKKYGLK; translated from the coding sequence ATGAAAGCAGATATTCATCCAGATTATCGTCAAGTTGTTTTCGTTGATTCAACGACTGGTGCTAAATTCTTATCCGGTTCAACTGCAAAAACGCAAGGCGAGACTGATTTCGAAGGTAAGACTTATCCAATGGTACGTGTGGAAGTTACTTCTGATTCGCACCCATTCTATACAGGCAAGCAAAAAATCAACCAAGCTGATGGTGCCGTTGATAAGTTCAATAAAAAATACGGACTTAAGTAA
- a CDS encoding C69 family dipeptidase produces the protein MKNQFLGTSCTTILIGKKASYDGSTIVARTEDSGNGTFEAKKFIVVQAADQPKHYVSKISKVQIDLPDDPLRYTSTPNAIPVEGVWGEAGINADNVAMSATETITTNERVLGADPMVAGGIGEEDLLTIVLPYIHSAKEGVARLGALLEQFGTYERNGIAFSDADEIWFLETVGGHHWVAQRVPDDAYVTVPNQLGIQEINFDDPDNFLYSADLKTFIEDNHLNLSFDGKVNSRLTFGSHADIDHHYNTPRAWFIQKALTANIDQEPMSDHIPFVQKPTHKITIEDVKYVLSSHYQDTVYDPYGTTGTEDEKHLFRPIGINRTGELSVLQIRPDQPKANQAVQWIAYGSMPFNTLIPFYTNIEDTPSYLKDTTARVTSENYYWVNRIIAALADSHYRDVVADLERYQETTLSLGHANLLAADQTAIGKTGLELTNVLQAANQKITDQIKNETEDLLDQVLFTVSNLMNNKFARSDN, from the coding sequence ATGAAAAATCAGTTTTTAGGAACATCGTGCACGACGATTTTGATTGGGAAAAAGGCTAGTTATGATGGTTCGACCATTGTGGCTAGAACCGAAGATTCTGGTAACGGTACTTTTGAAGCCAAGAAATTCATCGTAGTTCAAGCGGCCGATCAGCCGAAACATTATGTTTCGAAAATTTCAAAAGTCCAAATTGATCTGCCTGACGATCCGCTGCGTTATACGTCGACACCAAACGCGATTCCTGTCGAAGGTGTTTGGGGTGAAGCTGGTATTAATGCTGATAATGTCGCTATGAGTGCTACGGAAACGATCACGACCAACGAACGCGTATTGGGTGCTGATCCAATGGTCGCTGGTGGCATTGGCGAAGAAGATCTGCTAACGATCGTGCTGCCTTACATTCACTCTGCTAAAGAAGGCGTGGCCCGGCTCGGTGCTTTACTTGAGCAGTTTGGAACTTATGAGCGCAATGGCATTGCTTTTTCTGATGCTGATGAGATTTGGTTTTTAGAAACAGTTGGTGGTCATCATTGGGTAGCACAAAGGGTGCCTGACGATGCTTATGTGACGGTGCCGAACCAATTGGGCATTCAGGAAATTAATTTTGATGATCCAGATAACTTTCTTTACTCAGCTGATTTAAAGACTTTTATCGAGGACAATCATTTAAATCTATCCTTTGATGGCAAGGTCAACAGCCGTCTGACTTTTGGTTCGCATGCCGATATTGATCACCATTACAATACGCCGAGAGCCTGGTTTATTCAGAAGGCTTTGACAGCGAATATCGATCAAGAACCGATGAGCGACCATATTCCTTTTGTCCAAAAACCGACACATAAGATTACGATCGAAGATGTGAAGTACGTATTGTCCAGCCATTATCAGGATACAGTTTATGATCCTTATGGTACGACTGGAACTGAAGATGAAAAACACCTATTTCGTCCGATCGGTATTAATCGGACTGGTGAGTTGTCTGTTTTGCAGATCCGGCCGGACCAGCCAAAAGCAAACCAAGCCGTTCAGTGGATCGCCTATGGTTCGATGCCTTTTAACACTCTGATTCCGTTTTATACAAATATCGAAGATACGCCCAGTTATCTGAAAGATACGACAGCTCGTGTTACCTCGGAAAACTATTATTGGGTCAATCGGATCATCGCTGCATTGGCAGATTCCCACTACCGCGATGTCGTTGCTGATTTGGAACGCTATCAAGAAACTACTTTGAGTTTGGGCCACGCCAATCTGTTGGCCGCTGATCAAACGGCGATTGGCAAGACTGGTCTTGAGTTAACTAATGTTTTGCAGGCCGCCAATCAAAAAATCACGGACCAAATTAAAAATGAGACCGAAGACCTACTAGACCAAGTCCTCTTTACAGTCTCGAATTTAATGAATAACAAGTTTGCTAGAAGTGATAATTGA
- a CDS encoding aldo/keto reductase, with amino-acid sequence MKQIELGQSGLTASQIALGVMRINDRNAKQAAETVSAALEAGIDYFDTADIYGAGVSSTVFGQALKDVGVDRDKIHIQTKAGIIIKDGQINGDGLKGFRYDFSRDHLISAVDIELQRLQTDHVDFLLLHRPDTLMDPDEVAEAFSQLEASGKVLHFGVSNFTPYDVDLLQQSVSQRLEVNQLQFGLAHADMIRENIHLNISGNADYENHIRTFDVLTYSRLHKMTIQAWSPFQYGMFAGVFIDNPKFKKLNDLLQQIADKYQATKSGVAVAWILKHPAKIQTILGSMSPNHIKEMADVDSIHLTNQEWYDLYQTSVNPLP; translated from the coding sequence ATGAAACAAATCGAATTAGGGCAGTCTGGTTTAACTGCTAGTCAAATCGCTTTAGGTGTGATGCGTATCAATGATCGTAATGCCAAACAAGCAGCTGAAACTGTTTCTGCAGCACTAGAAGCCGGTATTGATTATTTCGATACAGCTGATATTTATGGTGCTGGTGTATCATCAACGGTCTTTGGACAGGCTTTAAAAGATGTTGGTGTTGATCGCGATAAAATTCATATTCAAACAAAGGCTGGCATTATTATAAAAGATGGACAGATCAACGGGGATGGCTTGAAGGGCTTTCGCTACGATTTTTCTCGTGATCATTTGATTTCTGCAGTTGATATTGAATTGCAGCGCTTGCAGACTGACCACGTTGATTTTCTGCTGCTTCACCGTCCGGATACATTGATGGATCCTGATGAGGTCGCAGAAGCTTTTAGCCAGTTAGAAGCATCTGGTAAAGTGCTGCATTTCGGTGTTTCGAATTTCACCCCTTATGATGTTGATCTGCTGCAGCAGTCGGTTAGTCAGCGTTTAGAAGTGAATCAGCTTCAGTTTGGTCTTGCTCATGCTGACATGATCAGAGAAAACATTCACTTGAATATCAGCGGCAACGCAGATTACGAAAACCACATCCGTACCTTTGATGTTTTAACTTATTCGCGTCTGCACAAAATGACGATCCAAGCCTGGTCGCCTTTCCAATATGGTATGTTTGCCGGTGTCTTTATTGATAATCCCAAGTTCAAAAAACTCAATGACTTATTGCAGCAAATAGCTGACAAGTATCAGGCGACAAAAAGCGGTGTCGCCGTCGCCTGGATCTTAAAACATCCAGCTAAAATTCAAACGATTCTTGGTAGTATGTCGCCGAATCACATTAAGGAAATGGCTGATGTTGATAGTATTCATTTGACGAACCAAGAATGGTACGACTTGTATCAGACCTCTGTTAATCCACTGCCTTAA